TTGCTGCCGGGTCCGTTCTCTGCTCTCCCTAACCCTGCAGCTTATTTCCTCATCAAAAGCTCCCAGGATTTGAGCCGCCAGCAGTCCGGCATTGGCTGCTCCTGCACGTCCGATAGCCACGGTTGCTACGGGGATGCCGGCCGGCATTTGTACGATTGAAAGCAGAGAATCCAATCCGTTCAAAGCAGAGCTTTTTACAGGAACACCGACAACCGGAAGTTCCGTCTTGGCGGCAACCATCCCGGGCAAGTGGGCTGCCCCTCCCGCTCCGGCTATGATGACCCGCAGGCCTCTTTCTTTAGCCGACTCTGCGTAGCTGAACATGAGATCAGGCGTACGATGGGCAG
This Paenibacillus larvae subsp. larvae DNA region includes the following protein-coding sequences:
- the purE gene encoding 5-(carboxyamino)imidazole ribonucleotide mutase codes for the protein MTAKVGVIMGSQSDWETMKTACEILDELGIPYEKKVVSAHRTPDLMFSYAESAKERGLRVIIAGAGGAAHLPGMVAAKTELPVVGVPVKSSALNGLDSLLSIVQMPAGIPVATVAIGRAGAANAGLLAAQILGAFDEEISCRVRESRERTRQQVLKGSGLL